A section of the Jannaschia sp. S6380 genome encodes:
- a CDS encoding amino acid ABC transporter ATP-binding protein, with amino-acid sequence MTDAPPVLEIRNLHKAYGQLEVLRGVDLHARQGQVVSLIGSSGSGKSTLLRCANLLEDSQQGDILFCEEPVKWRGTGHDRRPADAAQITRIRTNLSMVFQSFNLWSHMTVLQNVMEAPVHVLGRDPAQVEDAARGYLDKVGIGDKADAWPAQLSGGQQQRAAIARALCMEPKALLFDEPTSALDPELEQEVVRVIKALAEEGRTMVIVTHDMNLARDVSDRVIFLHKGLIEEENAPDALFDNPRSERLRGFLNAVAA; translated from the coding sequence GTGACCGACGCACCGCCCGTCCTTGAAATCCGCAATCTTCACAAGGCCTATGGTCAGCTGGAGGTGCTGCGCGGCGTCGACCTGCATGCGCGGCAGGGTCAGGTGGTCTCGCTGATCGGGTCGTCGGGATCGGGCAAATCCACGCTGCTTCGCTGCGCCAACCTTCTGGAGGACAGCCAGCAGGGCGACATCCTGTTTTGCGAGGAGCCGGTGAAATGGCGTGGCACCGGCCACGACCGCCGGCCCGCCGACGCCGCCCAGATCACCCGCATCCGCACCAACCTGTCGATGGTGTTCCAGTCGTTCAACCTGTGGTCGCACATGACCGTCCTGCAGAACGTGATGGAGGCGCCGGTTCACGTCCTGGGCCGCGATCCCGCACAGGTGGAGGACGCGGCGCGCGGCTATCTCGACAAGGTGGGGATCGGCGACAAGGCCGATGCCTGGCCCGCGCAACTGTCCGGCGGCCAGCAGCAACGCGCGGCCATCGCGCGTGCGCTTTGCATGGAACCGAAGGCGCTTCTCTTCGACGAGCCGACCAGCGCGCTGGACCCGGAGCTGGAGCAGGAGGTCGTGCGCGTCATCAAGGCCCTGGCCGAGGAGGGGCGCACCATGGTCATCGTCACCCACGACATGAACCTGGCCCGCGACGTCAGCGACCGCGTCATCTTCCTGCACAAGGGCCTGATCGAGGAGGAGAACGCGCCCGACGCGTTGTTCGACAACCCCCGGAGCGAACGCCTGCGCGGCTTCCTGAACGCCGTCGCGGCCTGA
- a CDS encoding DUF1330 domain-containing protein has product MPKGYWIAHGRVDDPERYDLYRAANAAPLAEFGGRFLVRGGAREVREGAAKPRSVVIEFPSYEAALACYDSDGYQAALALRQGISESDLVIAEGWDG; this is encoded by the coding sequence ATGCCCAAGGGTTACTGGATCGCCCACGGCCGGGTCGACGATCCCGAACGCTACGACCTGTACCGCGCCGCCAACGCCGCGCCGCTGGCCGAGTTCGGGGGGCGCTTTCTCGTCCGTGGCGGGGCACGCGAGGTGCGGGAGGGCGCGGCCAAGCCCCGCAGCGTGGTGATCGAGTTCCCGTCCTACGAGGCGGCGCTGGCCTGCTACGACTCCGACGGCTATCAGGCCGCCCTGGCCCTGCGGCAGGGGATCAGCGAAAGCGACTTGGTGATCGCCGAGGGTTGGGACGGATGA
- a CDS encoding TerB family tellurite resistance protein, which translates to MFADLLRRLTADEPERLPEPDAQLALAALMVRVARSDGDYAPAEVDRIDRILIARHSLTPDAARALRAQAEELEAEAPDTVRFTRAIKDAVPLEDRIAVIEALWSVVLADGIRDDEEDGLLRLLANLLGVNDRDSNLARQRAEGRR; encoded by the coding sequence ATGTTCGCTGACCTTCTCCGGCGCTTGACGGCGGACGAGCCAGAACGCCTGCCCGAGCCGGATGCCCAGCTTGCGCTGGCCGCGCTGATGGTGCGCGTGGCGCGAAGCGACGGGGACTATGCGCCCGCCGAGGTCGACCGGATCGACCGAATCCTGATCGCGCGCCACAGTCTGACGCCCGACGCCGCCCGTGCCCTGCGCGCGCAGGCCGAGGAACTGGAGGCCGAGGCGCCCGACACCGTCCGGTTCACCCGCGCGATCAAGGATGCCGTCCCGCTGGAGGACCGGATCGCGGTGATCGAAGCGCTGTGGTCCGTCGTTCTGGCCGACGGCATCCGCGACGACGAGGAGGACGGGTTGCTGCGGCTTCTGGCCAATCTGCTTGGCGTGAACGACCGCGACAGCAACCTGGCCCGACAGCGCGCCGAAGGCCGCCGATGA
- a CDS encoding transporter substrate-binding domain-containing protein, translating into MKLILTAAALVLTTGAALADAHATTVRMGTEGQYPPYNFLNDAGEVDGFEREVGDELCARAELTCEWVTNEWDSIIPNLTSGNYDTIIAGMSITEEREEVIDFTQNYFPPAASAYVAMDEGADLEGGVIAAQTGTIQASHVAESGATLLEFATYDETVAAVRNGEADAVFADKDALAPTVEESGGELTFTGEDVPLGGGIGLGLRESDDDLREKFDAAITSMKEDGSLNELIVKWFGEDAKTFE; encoded by the coding sequence ATGAAATTGATCCTGACCGCCGCGGCCCTGGTGCTGACGACCGGCGCGGCCCTTGCCGACGCGCATGCCACGACCGTGCGCATGGGCACCGAGGGGCAGTACCCGCCCTACAACTTCCTTAACGATGCAGGCGAGGTCGACGGGTTCGAGCGCGAGGTCGGCGACGAGCTTTGCGCGCGGGCCGAGCTGACCTGCGAATGGGTCACCAATGAATGGGACTCGATCATTCCGAACCTGACGTCGGGCAACTACGACACGATCATCGCCGGCATGTCGATCACCGAAGAGCGCGAGGAGGTCATCGACTTCACCCAGAACTACTTCCCGCCCGCCGCCTCGGCCTACGTCGCGATGGATGAGGGCGCGGATCTGGAAGGCGGCGTGATCGCCGCGCAGACCGGCACGATCCAGGCCAGCCACGTCGCCGAATCCGGTGCCACCCTGCTGGAATTCGCAACCTATGACGAAACCGTCGCCGCCGTCCGCAACGGCGAGGCCGATGCGGTCTTCGCCGACAAGGACGCGCTCGCCCCCACGGTCGAGGAATCGGGCGGCGAGTTGACCTTCACGGGCGAAGACGTGCCGCTGGGCGGAGGCATCGGCCTGGGCCTGCGTGAAAGCGACGACGACCTGCGCGAGAAGTTCGATGCGGCCATCACCTCGATGAAGGAGGACGGCAGCCTGAACGAACTGATCGTGAAGTGGTTCGGCGAAGACGCCAAGACGTTCGAGTAA
- a CDS encoding ABC transporter permease subunit (The N-terminal region of this protein, as described by TIGR01726, is a three transmembrane segment that identifies a subfamily of ABC transporter permease subunits, which specificities that include histidine, arginine, glutamine, glutamate, L-cystine (sic), the opines (in Agrobacterium) octopine and nopaline, etc.), whose protein sequence is MSCAQTILDYGLRSLGYGERLLPRTDFTLCQQFTLIGSGMIWNVYFGIIALLTGFAFATLLAVGKASPNPLARKPAEWFIFVFRGSPLFIQFFFGYFLFLSLKQAFPVFEPLSSAWAGALVVLFLNTAAYSGEIFFGALQSVPKGDQEAASAYGLTGWRRFRRITWPTMLRLAWPAYTNEAIFLFHATTLVFFTGFPARQQKGDALYYASYFADKTFNPFVPYPILAGYFILLSLCIIGAMGLVNRRLNRHLPQAAVRRPGLLAQVMR, encoded by the coding sequence ATGAGCTGCGCGCAGACGATCCTGGATTACGGCCTGCGGTCGCTCGGCTACGGCGAAAGGCTGTTGCCACGCACCGACTTCACGCTCTGCCAGCAATTCACGCTGATCGGGTCGGGCATGATCTGGAACGTCTATTTCGGGATCATTGCGCTGCTGACGGGGTTCGCCTTCGCCACCCTCCTTGCCGTCGGCAAGGCATCCCCGAACCCGCTGGCACGCAAACCGGCGGAATGGTTCATCTTCGTTTTCCGCGGCTCGCCCCTCTTCATCCAGTTCTTCTTCGGCTACTTCCTGTTCCTGTCCCTGAAACAGGCCTTCCCAGTGTTCGAGCCGCTCTCCTCTGCCTGGGCGGGTGCGCTGGTCGTGCTGTTTCTGAACACCGCCGCCTATTCTGGCGAGATCTTCTTCGGCGCGCTGCAATCCGTCCCCAAGGGCGACCAGGAAGCGGCGTCGGCCTACGGCCTGACCGGCTGGCGGCGCTTTCGGCGGATCACGTGGCCCACCATGCTGCGCCTCGCCTGGCCCGCCTACACGAACGAGGCGATCTTCCTCTTCCACGCCACGACGCTCGTCTTCTTCACCGGCTTCCCCGCCCGCCAGCAGAAGGGCGACGCGCTCTATTACGCCAGCTACTTCGCCGACAAGACGTTCAACCCGTTCGTCCCCTACCCGATCCTCGCGGGCTACTTCATCCTCCTGTCGCTCTGCATCATCGGCGCGATGGGCCTGGTGAATCGGCGATTGAACCGGCATCTGCCTCAGGCGGCGGTGCGGCGGCCGGGGCTTCTGGCCCAGGTCATGCGATGA
- a CDS encoding CAP domain-containing protein → MILRAIALAILVAAPVSAGEVPEALRLASEARKQNGLPGLRHDRRLAAAAEVQARHMASTGKMGHKGPRGSRLQDRLEATGYRACAGAENVAMGQQTAQRVTVGWMGSRGHRRNILNRDVTHGAVAAVRDARGTVWWAMVLGRHC, encoded by the coding sequence ATGATCCTGCGTGCTATCGCATTGGCAATTCTTGTCGCGGCCCCCGTTTCGGCGGGCGAAGTGCCCGAGGCCCTGCGCTTGGCGTCCGAAGCGCGAAAGCAGAACGGCTTGCCTGGTCTGCGGCACGACCGTCGCCTGGCCGCCGCAGCCGAGGTTCAGGCCCGCCACATGGCGTCGACCGGCAAGATGGGCCACAAGGGACCGCGCGGCTCGCGCCTGCAGGACCGGCTGGAGGCGACCGGCTATCGTGCCTGCGCCGGCGCCGAGAACGTGGCCATGGGGCAGCAAACCGCGCAGCGCGTGACGGTGGGTTGGATGGGATCGCGGGGCCATCGCCGCAATATCCTGAACCGCGACGTGACGCATGGCGCCGTCGCCGCCGTGCGCGACGCGCGTGGCACGGTCTGGTGGGCCATGGTCCTCGGCCGGCACTGCTAA
- the rlmJ gene encoding 23S rRNA (adenine(2030)-N(6))-methyltransferase RlmJ has translation MLSYQHSYHAGNAADVHKHAALCVALAYMTRKDKALSYLESHAGRGLYDLGSAAAARTGEAAQGAGRLLDRFAPDHPYRRALDAIRRDHGGAAYPGSPLLAQRILRRFDRIDLAELHPAEHAALVAAMPASPNTRIHHRDGIEMVKALTPPDPRRGLMLVDPSWEIRSDYQAMARLLPAIHRKWGVGVLMLWYPILADDRHVAMVETLGRSIPGLFRHEVRFPPARAGHGMRGSGLVVVNPPWDLERRASELSHVFEEDE, from the coding sequence ATGTTGTCCTATCAACACAGCTATCATGCCGGAAACGCCGCCGACGTGCACAAGCATGCCGCGCTCTGCGTGGCGCTTGCGTACATGACGCGGAAGGACAAGGCCCTCAGCTATCTGGAGAGCCATGCCGGTCGCGGGCTCTATGACCTCGGCAGCGCGGCGGCCGCGCGCACGGGCGAAGCGGCGCAGGGCGCCGGCCGGCTCCTGGATCGCTTCGCGCCCGATCACCCCTATCGGCGTGCGCTGGACGCGATCCGCCGCGACCACGGAGGCGCGGCCTATCCCGGATCGCCGCTCCTCGCCCAACGGATCCTGCGGCGCTTCGACCGCATCGACCTGGCCGAATTGCACCCTGCCGAACATGCCGCCCTGGTCGCGGCAATGCCCGCGTCGCCCAATACACGGATACATCATCGAGACGGCATCGAGATGGTCAAGGCGCTGACCCCGCCGGACCCGCGCCGGGGCCTGATGCTCGTCGATCCGTCCTGGGAAATCCGGTCCGACTATCAGGCGATGGCGCGGCTGTTGCCGGCGATCCACCGGAAATGGGGCGTGGGCGTGCTGATGTTGTGGTATCCGATCCTCGCCGACGATCGTCATGTCGCAATGGTCGAGACGCTTGGCAGATCCATTCCGGGGCTCTTCCGTCACGAGGTTCGGTTTCCCCCCGCGCGGGCCGGACACGGGATGCGCGGCTCCGGCCTGGTGGTGGTCAATCCGCCCTGGGATCTGGAACGCCGGGCTTCGGAGCTAAGTCATGTCTTCGAGGAGGACGAGTGA
- a CDS encoding ABC transporter permease subunit, giving the protein MAFGFGGAIAARSSVAPLRWFGKGYIAIVRGVPDIAFFLFFVIALDQGIEYLRHKVLCPGWDQPVRQGSDFLVCAQAKMPLGTSPQWVHETYGFALAVLTFAIVFGAFAANVLYGAMRAVPRAQVETAEAYGMTRRQTFWRITVPQMWVYALPGLGNLWMVLIKATPLLFLLGVEDIVYWARELGAAKTARFSDYPHPDWRMWYFLALLVFYLCFTRVSEVVLARLMRHLSHGQATAAGEAMRRTAT; this is encoded by the coding sequence ATGGCCTTCGGCTTCGGCGGCGCCATAGCCGCGCGCTCCTCGGTCGCGCCGCTGCGGTGGTTCGGCAAGGGCTACATCGCGATCGTGCGCGGCGTGCCCGACATCGCGTTCTTCCTGTTCTTCGTGATCGCGCTCGACCAGGGCATCGAGTATCTGCGCCACAAGGTGCTTTGCCCCGGCTGGGACCAACCGGTCCGGCAGGGCAGCGACTTCCTCGTCTGCGCCCAGGCCAAGATGCCGCTCGGCACGTCACCGCAATGGGTGCACGAGACGTATGGCTTCGCGCTCGCCGTCCTGACCTTCGCTATCGTCTTCGGCGCATTCGCCGCCAACGTTCTCTACGGCGCCATGCGCGCCGTGCCCCGCGCCCAGGTCGAAACGGCGGAGGCTTACGGCATGACTCGCCGCCAGACCTTCTGGCGCATCACCGTGCCGCAGATGTGGGTCTATGCCCTGCCCGGTCTCGGCAACCTGTGGATGGTGCTGATCAAGGCGACGCCGCTCCTGTTCCTGCTGGGGGTCGAGGACATCGTCTATTGGGCGCGCGAACTGGGCGCAGCCAAGACCGCACGGTTCTCCGACTATCCGCATCCCGACTGGCGGATGTGGTACTTCCTGGCGCTTCTCGTCTTCTACCTCTGCTTCACGCGCGTCTCCGAGGTGGTGCTTGCCCGTCTGATGCGCCACCTCAGCCACGGACAGGCCACCGCCGCGGGCGAGGCCATGCGCAGGACCGCGACATGA
- a CDS encoding EamA family transporter codes for MSAGVLAAVLGAAFLHAGWNALIKSGASKVGGMAIMTLVQGLLGCAIALAYPLPDAAIWPWLLASGAFHAGYKLFLAFAYEQGDLSRVYPIARGAAPMIVLLVSPLLLADVLRPAETLGVLVLGAGIATMAAGSLRAREARRLVPYALGSALMTAGYTIADGSGARLSVAAAQYVAWLFILDVVVFAPLITVLRGVAIWRADLRAWSLGATAAAASYGAYAIAVWAMTVAPIALVGALRETSILFAVLIGRMVLGERLDRWKLTAAILIVSGVALTRL; via the coding sequence GTGAGCGCCGGCGTCCTGGCCGCGGTTCTGGGCGCCGCTTTCCTGCATGCCGGGTGGAACGCGCTGATCAAGTCGGGTGCGTCCAAGGTCGGCGGCATGGCAATCATGACGCTGGTTCAGGGCCTGCTGGGCTGCGCCATCGCGCTGGCCTATCCGCTGCCCGATGCCGCGATCTGGCCTTGGCTTCTCGCCTCCGGCGCGTTCCACGCCGGATACAAGCTCTTCCTCGCTTTCGCCTATGAACAGGGCGACCTCAGCCGGGTCTACCCGATCGCCCGCGGGGCCGCGCCGATGATCGTGCTTCTGGTCTCGCCGCTCCTGCTCGCAGATGTGCTGCGCCCGGCCGAGACGCTGGGCGTGCTGGTTCTCGGCGCCGGCATCGCGACGATGGCCGCCGGTTCGCTGCGCGCACGCGAAGCGCGGCGCCTGGTCCCCTATGCATTGGGTTCGGCGCTCATGACGGCGGGCTACACCATCGCCGACGGTTCCGGCGCGCGCCTGTCGGTCGCGGCCGCGCAATACGTGGCCTGGCTGTTCATCCTCGACGTGGTGGTCTTCGCGCCGCTGATCACCGTTCTGCGGGGCGTCGCGATCTGGCGCGCGGACCTGCGGGCATGGTCACTGGGTGCCACGGCGGCGGCGGCCAGCTATGGCGCGTACGCCATTGCCGTCTGGGCGATGACGGTGGCACCCATCGCACTGGTCGGCGCGCTGCGCGAGACGTCGATCCTATTCGCGGTGCTGATCGGCCGTATGGTTCTCGGCGAACGGCTCGACCGGTGGAAGCTGACGGCCGCGATCCTGATCGTCAGCGGCGTTGCGCTGACCCGGCTTTAG
- a CDS encoding PhnD/SsuA/transferrin family substrate-binding protein, with protein MIASLGWYPATRPVWDRLWPEVRARLGFGPPALTWPEDFGAHWRHPDLLLAFTCSLPLRLGLSRHVHLVGTPVWDLPGLPAGHYASHLVAQASDRRPLAVLAEAGIAINAVDSQSGWGALADAGLTGPATVTGSHAASLNAVASGECAMAAIDAVTWAMAPRDDVAIRATTPPTPAPPFVTARPDLVPTLFDALAGAIAAMPATDRRAIRLAGLVRLDDDAYAAPPPVPPVLSTPRAHCNPPGFAA; from the coding sequence ATGATCGCAAGCCTGGGTTGGTATCCGGCCACCCGTCCGGTCTGGGACAGGTTGTGGCCTGAGGTGCGCGCCCGGCTGGGGTTCGGCCCGCCGGCGCTGACCTGGCCCGAGGATTTCGGCGCGCATTGGCGACACCCGGACCTGCTGTTGGCCTTCACCTGTTCGCTGCCCCTTCGTCTCGGCCTATCCCGGCACGTCCATCTGGTGGGCACGCCGGTCTGGGACCTGCCTGGTTTGCCGGCCGGACACTATGCGTCGCATCTGGTGGCGCAAGCCAGTGACCGACGTCCGCTGGCCGTGCTGGCGGAGGCGGGGATCGCCATCAACGCGGTCGACAGCCAGTCGGGCTGGGGCGCCCTGGCCGATGCGGGATTGACCGGGCCGGCCACCGTCACCGGCAGCCACGCGGCCTCGCTGAATGCCGTCGCGTCAGGCGAATGCGCGATGGCGGCGATCGACGCGGTCACCTGGGCAATGGCGCCTCGGGATGATGTGGCGATCCGTGCGACCACGCCGCCGACCCCCGCACCGCCCTTCGTGACCGCCCGGCCGGATCTTGTGCCCACGCTCTTCGACGCTCTGGCCGGTGCGATCGCCGCCATGCCGGCCACCGACCGGCGGGCCATCCGGCTGGCGGGTCTCGTCCGCCTGGACGATGACGCGTATGCCGCGCCGCCACCGGTCCCGCCGGTGCTGTCGACGCCCCGTGCCCATTGCAATCCGCCCGGATTTGCGGCGTAA
- a CDS encoding ion channel, which translates to MTRLRTALLALFLFIPIQTAAQPITVGVVEQAPFAIRDATGVHSGLAVDLFRLAAERAGLDFRFAPVAGDPLAALAEHRVVLPVEGSTQAEARADLSHPMYTATLGYASQATTGPLNVVRGLLTWEFLRVILGVAGLLLLVGAIVWLIERRRNSEMFHKDAVHGLGDGFWWAGVTLTTIGYGDKAPVTFFGRAVAMFWMLTGLAVSASLTATVVTLADGGGGAPDLPEALADRSVVVVEDSPAGAFLAGRGVVSTAAASPAAALRLVAEEEVDVAVGTAPVLQWHDDREGLGLQIRTTRWDPVLITMAFPDGDPLRETMNRALLDVMTSEAGQEVVRRYLPDQG; encoded by the coding sequence ATGACGAGACTTCGCACCGCCCTCCTCGCCCTATTTCTTTTCATTCCGATCCAGACCGCCGCCCAACCGATTACCGTCGGCGTGGTCGAACAGGCGCCATTCGCGATCCGCGATGCGACCGGTGTCCATTCCGGCTTGGCCGTCGACCTGTTCCGCCTGGCCGCCGAGCGTGCCGGCCTGGACTTTCGCTTCGCGCCGGTGGCCGGCGATCCGCTGGCCGCATTGGCGGAGCATCGCGTCGTCCTGCCCGTGGAAGGTAGTACCCAGGCCGAGGCGCGGGCCGACCTGTCCCACCCGATGTACACGGCGACGCTGGGCTATGCCTCCCAGGCCACCACAGGGCCGCTGAATGTCGTGCGCGGCCTGCTGACTTGGGAGTTCCTGCGCGTCATCCTAGGCGTCGCGGGGCTTTTGCTGCTGGTCGGCGCGATCGTCTGGCTGATTGAGCGCCGCCGCAATTCCGAGATGTTCCACAAGGACGCCGTTCACGGGCTGGGCGACGGGTTCTGGTGGGCCGGCGTGACGCTGACCACGATCGGGTATGGCGACAAGGCACCGGTCACCTTCTTCGGACGGGCGGTGGCAATGTTCTGGATGCTGACGGGCCTTGCCGTCAGCGCGTCGCTGACCGCGACGGTGGTGACCCTGGCCGATGGGGGCGGCGGCGCGCCGGACCTGCCCGAGGCGCTGGCGGATCGAAGCGTCGTCGTGGTCGAGGACAGCCCGGCCGGGGCCTTCCTGGCCGGCCGGGGCGTCGTGTCGACCGCCGCAGCTTCGCCCGCCGCCGCATTGCGCCTGGTGGCCGAGGAGGAGGTGGACGTCGCGGTCGGAACGGCCCCCGTCCTGCAGTGGCACGACGACCGCGAGGGGCTGGGTCTGCAGATCCGGACGACACGGTGGGACCCGGTTCTGATCACGATGGCCTTCCCCGACGGTGATCCGCTGCGCGAGACCATGAACCGCGCGCTGCTGGACGTGATGACCAGCGAAGCCGGGCAGGAGGTCGTGCGCCGCTATCTTCCCGATCAGGGGTGA
- a CDS encoding MipA/OmpV family protein, which yields MIRHSVAFLALTACAASAQDLGTPVFSSQSQGPALGFTLRGGVESAPSYFGAEGNEAGPTFSGELNYLRLGGFTFGNPDPLFVPTGLGAIGSFRYIGERDDDDDSELRGLDDVDASLEIGGGLRYATRDYQIFGVVRYGAVGHESFVGELGADVFVRPSDRLTLSVGPRALFGDDDYASTYFGVTEAESIASGGNFDPFDADGGLLSSGIEFGAGYRLNENWGVDAAVTYEKLRNDAADSPISADDEQFKASIGVTRRFTLGF from the coding sequence ATGATCCGCCATTCCGTCGCCTTTCTCGCGCTGACCGCCTGTGCCGCCTCGGCGCAGGATCTCGGCACGCCCGTCTTCTCGTCGCAGTCGCAGGGCCCCGCGCTGGGCTTTACGCTGCGTGGCGGTGTGGAATCCGCCCCATCCTACTTCGGTGCCGAGGGGAACGAGGCCGGGCCGACGTTCAGCGGCGAGCTGAACTATCTGCGCCTCGGCGGTTTCACCTTCGGAAATCCCGATCCGCTCTTCGTTCCGACCGGCCTCGGCGCCATCGGGTCGTTTCGCTATATCGGCGAGCGTGATGACGATGACGACAGCGAGTTGCGCGGACTGGACGACGTGGATGCGTCGCTCGAGATCGGGGGTGGCCTGCGCTATGCCACGCGCGACTATCAGATCTTCGGCGTCGTGCGCTATGGCGCGGTAGGCCACGAGAGCTTCGTGGGCGAACTGGGGGCCGACGTGTTCGTACGCCCGTCCGATCGCCTGACGCTGAGCGTGGGACCCCGCGCCCTGTTCGGCGACGATGATTACGCGTCCACCTATTTCGGCGTGACCGAGGCCGAGAGCATCGCAAGCGGCGGCAATTTCGACCCGTTCGATGCGGATGGCGGTTTGCTTTCCTCGGGTATCGAATTCGGCGCGGGCTATCGCCTGAACGAGAACTGGGGCGTGGACGCCGCCGTCACCTACGAAAAGCTCCGCAACGACGCGGCCGACAGCCCGATTTCGGCCGATGACGAGCAGTTCAAGGCCAGCATCGGCGTCACCCGGCGCTTCACCCTCGGATTCTGA
- a CDS encoding glutamine synthetase family protein, producing the protein MTDAAPDGWLHANPQIHSVRVAACDLNAQARGKRIPRRFAHKLETDGTRFPFSIMNLDIWGEDIEDSPLVFDTGDVDGLLRPTERGFVPMPWLETPSALLPVWMYHDDGRPFAGDPRHALAAVLARYAKRGLTPVVATEMEFYLIDDSARQLRVPPSPRSGKRRLGAETLSMRALDAFDIFFTQLYDACEAMDIPANTAISEAGIGQFEIDLAHQPDALKAADDAWLFKLLIQGQARKHGFAASFMAKPYPDYAGNGMHVHFSVLDARGRNVFDDGSATGSPVLHHAVAGLLGAAPASTLIFAPHQNSYDRLVPGAHAPTGLCWAYENRTTAIRIPASPPAARRIEHRISGGDANPYLLLASILGAALCGIEDAAPPPDPITGNAYALDLPRIPTDWSAAIDRFEADAWTHRLLPRPLTRNMVLTKRQELRDIEELSPAERVDLYLDTV; encoded by the coding sequence ATGACGGACGCGGCGCCCGACGGCTGGCTGCACGCGAACCCGCAGATCCATTCCGTCCGGGTCGCCGCCTGCGACCTGAATGCCCAGGCCCGCGGCAAGCGCATCCCCCGCCGCTTCGCCCACAAGCTGGAGACGGACGGCACGCGCTTTCCGTTCTCGATCATGAACCTCGACATCTGGGGCGAGGATATTGAGGACAGCCCCCTGGTCTTCGATACCGGCGATGTCGACGGCCTGCTGCGCCCCACGGAACGGGGCTTCGTGCCGATGCCCTGGCTGGAAACGCCGAGCGCGCTGCTGCCCGTGTGGATGTACCACGACGACGGCCGCCCCTTCGCGGGCGACCCGCGTCACGCGCTGGCCGCCGTGCTGGCGCGCTATGCCAAGCGGGGCCTCACGCCCGTCGTCGCGACCGAGATGGAGTTCTATTTGATCGACGACAGTGCGCGGCAGCTGCGGGTTCCGCCCTCACCGCGATCCGGCAAGCGCCGCCTCGGGGCCGAGACGCTGTCGATGCGCGCGCTCGACGCGTTCGACATCTTCTTCACCCAGCTCTACGACGCCTGCGAGGCGATGGATATTCCGGCCAATACCGCCATCTCCGAAGCCGGGATCGGCCAGTTCGAGATCGACCTGGCCCACCAGCCGGATGCGCTGAAGGCGGCAGACGATGCCTGGCTGTTCAAGCTGCTGATTCAGGGGCAGGCCCGCAAGCACGGCTTCGCCGCCAGCTTCATGGCCAAGCCCTATCCGGACTATGCCGGCAACGGGATGCATGTGCATTTCTCCGTCCTCGACGCGCGCGGGCGCAACGTCTTCGACGATGGCTCGGCCACGGGTTCGCCGGTCCTGCATCATGCGGTCGCGGGTCTGCTGGGCGCCGCGCCGGCGTCCACGCTGATTTTCGCGCCACATCAGAACAGCTATGACCGGCTGGTTCCCGGGGCCCACGCGCCCACCGGCCTGTGCTGGGCCTACGAGAACCGGACGACCGCCATCCGTATTCCGGCCTCGCCCCCCGCGGCGCGACGGATCGAACACCGGATTTCCGGCGGGGACGCGAACCCCTATCTGCTTCTGGCTTCGATCCTCGGCGCCGCGCTTTGCGGGATCGAGGATGCGGCACCGCCGCCCGACCCGATCACCGGCAATGCCTACGCGCTCGACCTGCCGCGCATTCCGACCGACTGGTCCGCGGCCATCGACCGGTTCGAAGCCGACGCCTGGACGCACCGCCTGCTGCCCCGTCCCCTGACCCGCAACATGGTCCTGACCAAGCGCCAGGAACTGCGCGACATCGAAGAGTTGAGTCCGGCGGAACGCGTCGACCTCTATCTGGATACGGTGTGA